From Vitis vinifera cultivar Pinot Noir 40024 chromosome 14, ASM3070453v1, a single genomic window includes:
- the LOC100242213 gene encoding protein SIEVE ELEMENT OCCLUSION B, producing MASRIAAPSLTQLIRGERGRIKLSDENAMMKQIYATHTPDGREVDVKPLFQLVEDILSRASPAVDPLFLTAQTRVETWDDKTQQASFIAMLEALSFTIDRVACEITYKSSSGEDAHATTLSIFNQLSYFPWEAKLVITLAAFALSYGEFWLLAQIYSSNQLAKSVAILKQVPVILEHSASLKPRFDALNNLIRAMTDVTKCIIEFKGLPSVYISHDAAPLVTAMAHIPTAVYWTIRAVIACASQISSLSSLGHEHALMSSTNETWELSTLAHKIKNILDLLNNQLALCYQYIEEKMNLETYQMLLNLLEGVQIDNMKLLKALIYAKEDLQPLLDGSTKRRVNLDVLRRKNVLLLISSLDFPRDELSILEQIYNESRVHATRMEYEIVWIPIVDRFAEWTDPLQSQFETLQTTMPWYSVYSPSLIEKPVIRFIREVWHFRNKPILVVLDPQGKVVSPNAIHMMWIWGSTAFPFTSLREEALWREESWKLELLVDGIDPTILSWIKEGKYIYLYGGTDMEWIRKFTTTARAIASTARIPLEMVYVGKSTKREQVRKCTTAITAEKLSYCWQDLAMVWFFWTRLESMMFSKIQLGSTVDVDPMLREIKKLLSYDKEGGWAVLSKGSFVFVNGHSSSVLPTFNEYDAWKEYVPSKGFDMACSDYHNNLRPDARPCCRFEFSSTVGRIPDTMKCPECLRNMEKYMAFLCCHDESTINALI from the exons TTTTCTG ACTGCCCAAACCCGTGTGGAAACATGGGATGATAAGACTCAGCAGGCCAGTTTCATCGCGATGCTGGAAGCACTGTCATTTACAATTGATCGAGTCGCCTGCGAG ATAACATACAAGAGTAGTAGTGGAGAAGATGCTCATGCGACCACACTGTCCATATTCAACCAGTTATCTTACTTTCCCTGGGAAGCAAAGCTGGTGATAACCCTAGCAGCTTTTGCTTTGAGCTATGGGGAATTCTGGCTGCTTGCTCAGATCTACTCGTCCAACCAACTTGCCAAATCCGTGGCAATTCTTAAGCAAGTGCCTGTCATCTTGGAGCACTCGGCCTCACTGAAACCCCGATTTGATGCGCTAAACAATCTCATCAGGGCTATGACGGATGTGACCAAATGCATAATTGAATTCAAGGGACTACCATCTGTGTATATTTCTCACGATGCAGCACCACTAGTCACAGCAATGGCACATATCCCCACTGCTGTTTACTGGACCATCAGGGCTGTAATAGCTTGCGCATCTCAGATTTCAAGCCTCTCTAGCTTGGGCCATGA GCATGCGCTCATGTCCAGCACAAATGAGACATGGGAACTATCCACCTTGGCTCACAAGATCAAAAACATACTGGACCTTCTGAACAACCAACTTGCACTTTGTTATCAGTACATAG AGGAGAAGATGAATCTTGAAACTTATCAAATGCTCCTGAATCTCTTGGAGGGTGTTCAGATTGACAACATGAAGCTTCTCAAGGCACTGATTTATGCCAAGGAGGATCTGCAGCCCCTTCTTGATGGCTCTACAAAGAGACGG GTAAACTTAGACGTGCTGAGGAGGAAGAATGTGCTGTTGCTCATATCAAGCCTAGACTTCCCTCGTGACGAGCTCTCAATTCTTGAACAGATTTATAATGAGTCCCGGGTCCATGCAACTAGGATGGAGTATGAGATTGTGTGGATCCCAATTGTGGACCGTTTTGCTGAGTGGACAGATCCCCTGCAAAGCCAGTTTGAGACTCTGCAGACCACGATGCCATGGTACTCGGTGTACTCACCTTCACTAATTGAAAAGCCAGTCATCAGGTTCATCAGGGAGGTGTGGCACTTCCGGAATAAGCCCATCCTTGTAGTGCTAGATCCACAAGGGAAAGTGGTGAGCCCTAATGCAATCCACATGATGTGGATATGGGGGAGTACCGCCTTCCCGTTCACCAGTTTGAGAGAGGAAGCTCTGTGGAGGGAAGAGAGTTGGAAGCTTGAGCTGCTGGTGGATGGTATTGACCCAACCATACTGAGCTGG atcaaagaaggaaaatacATTTACTTGTATGGAGGAACTGACATGGAATGGATCCGAAAATTCACAACCACCGCACGGGCAATTGCATCGACTGCACGGATCCCCTTAGAGATGGTGTACGTGGGAAAGAGCACCAAAAGAGAGCAAGTCCGGAAATGCACAACCGCCATTACTGCGGAAAAACTCAGCTACTGCTGGCAAGATCTTGCCATGGTCTGGTTCTTCTGGACCCGACTGGAAAGCATGATGTTCTCCAAGATCCAGCTGGGGAGTACTGTCGATGTCGACCCTATGCTGCGGGAAATCAAGAAACTGCTCAGCTACGACAAGGAAGGAGGATGGGCTGTACTCAGCAAGGGATCTTTTGTATTCGTCAATGGCCACAGCTCCAGTGTCTTGCCTACCTTCAACGAGTACGACGCATGGAAGGAGTATGTGCCTTCAAAGGGTTTCGATATGGCTTGCTCTGACTACCATAATAATCTTCGTCCAGATGCTCGCCCCTGCTGCCGCTTCGAGTTCTCCAGCACTGTTGGAAGGATTCCAGATACGATGAAGTGCCCGGAGTGCCTCCGCAACATGGAGAAATACATGGCTTTCCTTTGCTGCCACGATGAGAGCACTATCAACGCACTCATCTGA